The following are from one region of the Littorina saxatilis isolate snail1 linkage group LG2, US_GU_Lsax_2.0, whole genome shotgun sequence genome:
- the LOC138958996 gene encoding uncharacterized protein isoform X1 gives MSCVAMIIMVTLLATTAPVTSDSGDTGFERYECHRDLCVSRLQYCSDSERRCKLCQPAHCVNKDLTPKQCAPLCPELLNPPTTTTTATAKTTTSTILTTLQPFTSHKSSSRQQSTSDSTRNESTEKADLLPESNKQNGFFVSSGTLLLGAGILLAVLVVLVTVTVCTLFYIKDIRRRLPLSSKDTVKRGRTPETEEEETLLNSGLDRKTSSKTSGSASTVSSQPAKPASSPGPCQHQQQQQQNHLRGESLPPYTARPGSQLVSSNGGHYSGVAPSSAVETPSDSLQHQKRHDYHLMTVKGRDHFQDGCFQHPPVWEMSGNHVEFPYSEETCPKSV, from the exons ATGTCGTGTGTTGCGATGATTATAATGGTGACGCTGCTTGCAACGACAGCTCCCGTCACCTCTGATTCTGGCGACACGGGCTTTGAACGCTACGAGTGCCACAGAGACCTGTGTGTCAGCAGACTGCAGTACTGTTCAGACAGTGAACGACGGTGCAAACTGTGTCAACCGGCTCACTGCGTCAACAAGGACCTCACCCCGAAACAGTGCGCCCCTTTGTGTCCTG AGCTACTTAATCcgccaacaactacaacaacagctacagcaaaaacaacaacatcaacgatACTGACCACGCTACAACCTTTCACTTCTCATAAGTCTTCCTcaagacagcagagcacatcagATTCTACCAGAAATGAGTCAACGGAGAAGGCCGACTTGTTACCAGAATCAAATAAGCAGAACGGCTTTTTTGTCTCTTCGG GCACTTTGCTGCTTGGAGCGGGAATACTGTTGGCCGTCCTGGTGGTTCTGGTGACAGTAACAGTGTGCACCCTCTTTTACATCAAAGACATTCGCAGACGTTTGCCTCTTAGCTCCAAAGACACTGTTAAGAGAGGAAGGACGCCTGAGACCGAGGAAGAGGAAACTTTGCTAAATAGTGGATTGGATAGGAAGACCAGCAGTAAGACGAGTGGAAGTGCGTCCACTGTATCCTCGCAGCCAGCCAAGCCCGCATCCAGTCCAG GACCATGCCAGcatcagcagcaacaacaacaaaaccacctGCGTGGGGAGTCGCTTCCTCCCTACACAGCTCGACCTGGCAGCCAACTCGTGAGCTCAAATGGAGGCCACTACTCAGGCGTCGCTCCAAGCTCTGCAGTAGAAACTCCCTCTGACAGCCTGCAGCATCAGAAAAGACACGACTACCACCTGATGACTGTCAAAGGCCGTGATCACTTCCAAGATGGCTGCTTTCAGCATCCTCCGGTCTGGGAGATGAGCGGTAACCATGTCGAGTTTCCTTACTCTGAGGAAACTTGCCCAAAGTCGGTGTAG
- the LOC138958996 gene encoding uncharacterized protein isoform X2: MSCVAMIIMVTLLATTAPVTSDSGDTGFERYECHRDLCVSRLQYCSDSERRCKLCQPAHCVNKDLTPKQCAPLCPGTLLLGAGILLAVLVVLVTVTVCTLFYIKDIRRRLPLSSKDTVKRGRTPETEEEETLLNSGLDRKTSSKTSGSASTVSSQPAKPASSPGPCQHQQQQQQNHLRGESLPPYTARPGSQLVSSNGGHYSGVAPSSAVETPSDSLQHQKRHDYHLMTVKGRDHFQDGCFQHPPVWEMSGNHVEFPYSEETCPKSV, from the exons ATGTCGTGTGTTGCGATGATTATAATGGTGACGCTGCTTGCAACGACAGCTCCCGTCACCTCTGATTCTGGCGACACGGGCTTTGAACGCTACGAGTGCCACAGAGACCTGTGTGTCAGCAGACTGCAGTACTGTTCAGACAGTGAACGACGGTGCAAACTGTGTCAACCGGCTCACTGCGTCAACAAGGACCTCACCCCGAAACAGTGCGCCCCTTTGTGTCCTG GCACTTTGCTGCTTGGAGCGGGAATACTGTTGGCCGTCCTGGTGGTTCTGGTGACAGTAACAGTGTGCACCCTCTTTTACATCAAAGACATTCGCAGACGTTTGCCTCTTAGCTCCAAAGACACTGTTAAGAGAGGAAGGACGCCTGAGACCGAGGAAGAGGAAACTTTGCTAAATAGTGGATTGGATAGGAAGACCAGCAGTAAGACGAGTGGAAGTGCGTCCACTGTATCCTCGCAGCCAGCCAAGCCCGCATCCAGTCCAG GACCATGCCAGcatcagcagcaacaacaacaaaaccacctGCGTGGGGAGTCGCTTCCTCCCTACACAGCTCGACCTGGCAGCCAACTCGTGAGCTCAAATGGAGGCCACTACTCAGGCGTCGCTCCAAGCTCTGCAGTAGAAACTCCCTCTGACAGCCTGCAGCATCAGAAAAGACACGACTACCACCTGATGACTGTCAAAGGCCGTGATCACTTCCAAGATGGCTGCTTTCAGCATCCTCCGGTCTGGGAGATGAGCGGTAACCATGTCGAGTTTCCTTACTCTGAGGAAACTTGCCCAAAGTCGGTGTAG